In one window of Nocardioides panacisoli DNA:
- a CDS encoding NUDIX hydrolase, which produces MSDHPPFAVAVDLAVFTIREGALSVLLVERGGAPYAGAWALPGGFVEPREDAEQAAWRELHEETGVELFAGHLEQLRTYSDPDRDPRMRVVSIAHVALAPDLPEPQAGTDAADARWWVVDDLLEGEDAPDLAFDHRQILLDARERVRAKLEYTTLACEFVAEPFTLPELRRVYAAVWGTAPDLGNFRRKVLGTDGFVVPTADQGAPGESGGRRAALYRRGPARSVFPPMARHTVRSEG; this is translated from the coding sequence GTGAGCGACCACCCGCCGTTCGCGGTGGCGGTCGACCTGGCCGTCTTCACGATCCGCGAGGGTGCGCTGTCGGTGCTCCTGGTCGAGCGCGGCGGGGCGCCGTACGCCGGCGCCTGGGCGCTGCCCGGAGGGTTCGTCGAGCCGCGGGAGGATGCCGAGCAGGCGGCGTGGCGCGAGCTGCACGAGGAGACCGGAGTGGAGCTCTTCGCCGGGCACCTGGAGCAGCTGCGCACCTACTCCGATCCCGACCGTGACCCGCGCATGCGGGTGGTGTCGATCGCCCACGTCGCGCTCGCGCCCGACCTCCCCGAGCCGCAGGCGGGCACGGACGCCGCCGACGCCCGCTGGTGGGTCGTGGACGACCTGCTCGAGGGCGAGGACGCCCCGGACCTCGCCTTCGACCACCGGCAGATCCTGCTGGATGCGCGGGAGCGGGTGCGGGCGAAGCTGGAGTACACCACGCTGGCCTGCGAGTTCGTCGCCGAACCGTTCACCCTGCCCGAGCTGCGACGGGTGTACGCCGCGGTCTGGGGCACCGCGCCGGACCTGGGCAATTTCCGGCGCAAGGTGCTCGGCACTGACGGCTTCGTCGTCCCCACCGCCGACCAGGGGGCACCGGGCGAGTCCGGTGGCCGGCGGGCAGCGCTCTACCGCCGCGGTCCGGCACGATCCGTCTTCCCGCCGATGGCGCGCCACACGGTCCGCTCCGAGGGGTGA
- a CDS encoding ABC transporter permease, with the protein MTDPDPLVEHVETPDRAATRAAEDAPTGSLAPRLLDYWLIVHRRTWRGTVLSSLLSPLLYVVAMGVVLGGFIEDDPARLEGAASYLAFVAPGLLSAQVMITAFGEMAWPVMGAVKWARTYEAMLASPLRVRDVVHGHLAFALSRIVLVSVVFTAVLVPFGVFATWWAPFAIIAAQVPLGLAFCAAVHAYTLTMLSESGMMLLFRVGMLPMFLFSGAFFPVANLPTVLEWLARVTPLWHGVDLTRMLAIGEVDVGLAFLHLSYLCAMAAAGVWIATRALERRMRT; encoded by the coding sequence ATGACCGATCCCGACCCGCTGGTCGAGCACGTCGAGACGCCTGATCGAGCGGCGACGCGCGCGGCCGAGGACGCCCCCACGGGTTCGCTCGCGCCGCGCCTGCTCGACTACTGGCTCATCGTCCACCGCCGCACCTGGCGGGGCACCGTGCTGTCCTCGCTGCTCTCGCCGTTGCTCTACGTGGTGGCCATGGGCGTCGTGCTGGGTGGGTTCATCGAGGACGACCCGGCACGCCTGGAGGGGGCGGCGTCCTACCTCGCGTTCGTGGCGCCCGGCCTGCTCTCGGCCCAGGTGATGATCACCGCGTTCGGGGAGATGGCCTGGCCGGTGATGGGCGCGGTCAAGTGGGCCCGCACCTACGAGGCCATGCTCGCCAGCCCGTTGCGCGTGCGCGACGTCGTCCACGGCCACCTGGCATTCGCGCTGTCGCGGATCGTGCTGGTGAGCGTGGTGTTCACCGCAGTGCTGGTGCCGTTCGGCGTCTTCGCGACCTGGTGGGCGCCGTTCGCCATCATCGCGGCGCAGGTGCCGCTGGGACTGGCGTTCTGCGCGGCGGTGCACGCCTACACGCTGACGATGCTGAGCGAGTCGGGGATGATGCTGCTCTTCCGGGTCGGGATGCTGCCGATGTTCCTGTTCTCCGGCGCGTTCTTCCCCGTCGCCAACCTGCCGACGGTCCTGGAGTGGCTGGCCCGCGTCACGCCGCTGTGGCACGGCGTCGATCTCACCCGGATGCTCGCGATCGGCGAGGTCGACGTCGGTCTGGCCTTCCTGCACCTGTCCTACCTGTGCGCGATGGCGGCCGCCGGCGTGTGGATCGCGACGCGGGCACTGGAGCGGAGGATGCGCACATGA
- a CDS encoding nicotinate phosphoribosyltransferase, with protein MTSGLFTDHYELTMLDSWVQSGAAARPAVFEAFARSLPVGRRYGVLGGLGRLLPQLADFRFDPAEVAWLRESGVIGSRTATYLADFRFGGDIEGYREGELYFPGSPVLTVTGTLGECAVLETLVLSVLNHDSAIASAAARMVSAAGDRPLLEMGSRRTHEKAAVAAARTAYLTGFAGTSNLAAGRRHGVPTIGTAAHSFILSHPTEAEAFRRQVASLGAGTTLLVDTYDIADGIRTAVEVAGTALGGVRIDSGDLAEEAGKARALLDELGATQTRIIVTSDLDEHAIDALADSPVDGYGVGTHLVTGSGHPAAGMVYKLVAIGDDADHLHPVAKSSAEKVSVGGRKQAWRRYDADGVLAAERFDRSGTGVPDGAAPVQVRLVRRGEVVHAPTPDEVREFTRSALATLPPDARSVAHGAPYLIAEEER; from the coding sequence ATGACGAGCGGACTGTTCACCGACCACTACGAGCTGACCATGCTCGACTCCTGGGTCCAGTCCGGAGCGGCGGCCCGGCCCGCCGTCTTCGAGGCCTTCGCCCGGTCCCTGCCCGTCGGGCGGCGCTACGGCGTGCTCGGCGGCCTCGGCCGCCTGCTCCCCCAGCTCGCCGACTTCCGGTTCGACCCCGCCGAGGTCGCCTGGCTGCGCGAGAGCGGCGTGATCGGCTCCCGCACCGCCACCTACCTCGCGGACTTCCGCTTCGGTGGTGACATCGAGGGCTACCGCGAGGGCGAGCTCTACTTCCCCGGCAGCCCCGTCCTGACCGTGACCGGGACGCTCGGCGAGTGCGCGGTCCTGGAGACGCTGGTCCTCAGCGTGCTCAACCACGACAGCGCGATCGCCAGCGCCGCCGCACGCATGGTCAGCGCCGCGGGCGACCGGCCGCTGCTGGAGATGGGCTCCCGCCGCACCCACGAGAAGGCGGCCGTCGCGGCCGCCCGGACGGCGTACCTCACCGGCTTCGCCGGCACCAGCAACCTCGCGGCGGGACGGCGCCACGGCGTGCCCACCATCGGCACCGCCGCGCACTCCTTCATCCTGTCCCACCCGACCGAGGCGGAGGCGTTCCGCCGCCAGGTCGCCTCACTCGGGGCGGGCACCACGCTCCTGGTCGACACCTACGACATCGCCGACGGCATCCGCACCGCCGTCGAGGTCGCCGGCACCGCGCTCGGTGGCGTCCGCATCGATTCCGGCGACCTCGCCGAGGAGGCCGGCAAGGCCAGGGCGCTGCTCGACGAGCTCGGCGCGACGCAGACCCGCATCATCGTCACCAGCGACCTGGACGAGCACGCGATCGACGCGCTCGCCGACTCCCCCGTCGACGGGTACGGCGTCGGCACCCACCTGGTCACCGGGTCCGGCCACCCGGCCGCAGGCATGGTCTACAAGCTGGTCGCCATCGGCGACGACGCCGACCACCTCCACCCGGTCGCGAAGTCCTCGGCCGAGAAGGTCTCGGTGGGCGGCCGCAAGCAGGCGTGGCGCCGGTACGACGCCGACGGTGTCCTCGCCGCCGAGCGCTTCGACCGCAGCGGCACCGGGGTGCCCGACGGCGCCGCGCCGGTGCAGGTGCGGCTCGTGCGGCGCGGCGAGGTCGTGCACGCGCCGACGCCGGACGAGGTCCGCGAGTTCACGCGCAGCGCCCTCGCGACGCTGCCACCCGACGCCCGCTCCGTGGCCCACGGGGCGCCGTACCTGATCGCCGAGGAGGAGCGATGA
- a CDS encoding ABC transporter ATP-binding protein — MSDAMIRARGLRKSFGSFEAVKGIDVDVRTGEAFGFLGPNGAGKSSTMRMVAAVSPVTSGELRILGLDPEHDGAAIRSRLGVCPQEDTLDPELTVYDNLFVYGRFFGIPRREVRQRVEELLDFVQLSDRARSKVESLSGGMKRRVTIARALINKPDILLLDEPTTGLDPQARHVLWDRLFRLKQRGVTLVLTTHYMDEAEQLCDRLVVMDGGRIVAEGAPSELIREHSTREVAELRFGLGADGSHEAYAEKLADLGLRVEVLPDRVLLYTDDGEHALAQVHERGLDPVGTLVRRASLEDVFLKLTGRTLVD, encoded by the coding sequence GTGAGTGACGCGATGATCCGGGCCCGCGGGCTCCGCAAGAGCTTCGGCAGCTTCGAGGCCGTCAAGGGCATCGATGTCGACGTCCGCACCGGCGAGGCGTTCGGCTTCCTCGGTCCCAACGGCGCCGGCAAGTCCTCGACCATGCGGATGGTCGCGGCGGTCTCGCCGGTGACCAGTGGCGAGCTCCGCATCCTCGGGCTCGACCCCGAGCACGACGGCGCCGCCATCCGCAGCCGCCTGGGCGTGTGTCCGCAGGAGGACACCCTCGACCCCGAGCTCACCGTCTACGACAACCTCTTCGTCTACGGCCGGTTCTTCGGCATCCCGCGCCGCGAGGTGCGCCAGCGGGTCGAGGAGCTGCTCGACTTCGTCCAGCTCAGCGACCGCGCCCGTTCCAAGGTCGAGTCGCTCAGCGGCGGCATGAAGCGCCGCGTCACCATCGCGCGTGCCCTGATCAACAAGCCCGACATCCTGCTGCTCGACGAGCCGACCACCGGCCTGGATCCGCAGGCGCGGCACGTGCTGTGGGACCGGTTGTTCCGGCTCAAGCAGCGCGGCGTCACCCTCGTGCTCACCACCCACTACATGGACGAGGCCGAGCAGCTGTGCGACCGCCTCGTCGTGATGGACGGCGGCCGGATCGTGGCCGAGGGCGCCCCGAGCGAGCTGATCCGCGAGCACTCCACCCGCGAGGTGGCCGAGCTCCGGTTCGGCCTCGGCGCCGACGGCAGCCACGAGGCGTACGCCGAGAAGCTGGCCGACCTGGGCCTGCGGGTCGAGGTGCTGCCCGACCGGGTGCTGCTCTACACCGACGACGGCGAGCACGCCCTCGCGCAGGTGCACGAGCGGGGTCTCGACCCCGTCGGCACGCTCGTGCGGCGCGCGAGCCTGGAGGACGTCTTCCTCAAGCTCACCGGCCGGACCCTGGTGGACTGA
- a CDS encoding isochorismatase family protein translates to MSRAILIVDVQNDFVEGGALGVTGGTEVARGISHHVAAHATEYAVVAASRDWHAADSDNGGHFHAPGEEPDFNRTWPVHCVSGDHGSEYAPDFDTGHVTHHVRKGMGVPAYSAFEGVTEQGEALATVLREAGVTEVDVVGIATDYCVRASVLDACREGFDVRLLFGLHAGVAEGTSAAALEEMTAAGARVSAP, encoded by the coding sequence ATGAGCCGAGCAATCCTGATCGTGGACGTGCAGAACGACTTCGTCGAGGGCGGCGCCCTCGGCGTCACCGGCGGCACCGAGGTCGCCCGCGGGATCTCCCACCACGTCGCCGCGCACGCGACCGAGTACGCCGTGGTCGCCGCCTCGCGCGACTGGCACGCGGCCGACAGCGACAACGGCGGCCACTTCCACGCCCCCGGCGAGGAACCGGACTTCAACCGGACCTGGCCGGTCCACTGCGTGTCCGGGGATCACGGGTCGGAGTACGCACCCGACTTCGACACCGGCCACGTCACCCACCACGTCCGCAAGGGCATGGGTGTGCCCGCCTACTCCGCCTTCGAGGGCGTCACCGAGCAGGGCGAGGCGCTCGCCACGGTGCTGCGCGAGGCGGGCGTCACCGAGGTGGACGTCGTCGGGATCGCCACCGACTACTGCGTGCGCGCCAGCGTGCTCGACGCCTGCCGCGAGGGGTTCGACGTACGTCTCCTCTTCGGCCTCCACGCAGGCGTGGCCGAGGGGACGAGTGCCGCGGCGCTGGAGGAGATGACCGCCGCCGGCGCGCGGGTCAGCGCTCCGTGA
- a CDS encoding HsdM family class I SAM-dependent methyltransferase has product MGEERRRTEALAVAHEDRMARVDPEGRRRRGAFYTPPELVAWVLDRALEADTRTVLDPACGTGHFLVAVARRLGVRAAYGSDTDAEAVRIARLRLRAEDPTLSAAEAARQVRVADGLSSWSPGRFDAVVGNPPFLGQLRRRTAGRSAGVGAYTDTSAVFLHHALSLVREGGTVALVQPLSVLGARDAAPVRDAVLAVGGVVAFWSSAAPVFGGTAVRTCVPVVRRGAASADVATWHGADFRDSGTVAMPDEPSGEWGALAAPAFGVPSVAPGRADGGVVGDLATCTADFRDQYYGLVPLVREAEQVPAVHRVPLVTSGLLEPGQCRWGETPTRFAKQRFAAPSVDRTDLAHSELAGWASGRLVPKVLVAGQGRVIEAAVDARGDWLPSVPVLSVVPHDPDDPDDLWRLLAVTLAPPVVAHAAGRYLGTGLTPGSVKVSARQLAALPLPVDRAPWDEAAAVLRESREGVVPDEKHPEPASSRALRQGLSRVASLMCAAYAVTDPAVLDWWLARAGRKPG; this is encoded by the coding sequence ATGGGTGAGGAGCGACGGCGGACCGAGGCGCTCGCCGTCGCCCACGAGGACCGGATGGCGCGCGTGGACCCCGAGGGACGCCGCCGGCGCGGCGCCTTCTACACCCCGCCGGAGCTCGTCGCCTGGGTGCTGGACCGCGCGCTGGAGGCGGACACCCGCACCGTGCTGGACCCCGCCTGCGGCACCGGCCACTTCCTGGTCGCCGTGGCGCGACGGCTGGGTGTGCGGGCGGCGTACGGCTCCGACACCGACGCGGAGGCGGTCCGGATCGCGCGGCTGCGGTTGCGGGCGGAGGACCCCACGCTCTCCGCGGCCGAGGCGGCACGCCAGGTCCGCGTCGCCGACGGCCTGTCCAGCTGGTCGCCGGGCCGCTTCGACGCCGTCGTCGGCAACCCGCCGTTCCTGGGGCAGCTCCGTCGCCGCACGGCCGGTCGCAGCGCGGGTGTCGGCGCCTACACCGACACCTCGGCGGTGTTCCTGCACCACGCGCTGTCCCTGGTCCGCGAGGGCGGCACCGTGGCGCTGGTCCAGCCCCTGTCGGTCCTCGGGGCGCGGGATGCTGCGCCGGTGCGGGACGCGGTGCTCGCGGTCGGCGGGGTGGTCGCGTTCTGGAGCAGCGCCGCCCCGGTCTTCGGCGGGACGGCCGTGCGCACCTGCGTGCCCGTCGTACGCCGCGGCGCAGCGAGCGCGGACGTCGCCACCTGGCACGGTGCGGACTTCCGCGACAGCGGCACGGTCGCGATGCCCGACGAGCCGTCGGGGGAGTGGGGCGCCCTCGCGGCGCCAGCCTTCGGCGTCCCGTCGGTCGCGCCCGGCCGTGCCGACGGCGGCGTGGTGGGCGACCTGGCGACCTGCACGGCCGACTTCCGCGACCAGTACTACGGGCTGGTGCCCCTCGTGCGGGAGGCCGAGCAGGTGCCCGCCGTGCACCGGGTGCCGCTCGTCACCAGCGGGCTGCTCGAACCGGGGCAGTGCCGGTGGGGTGAGACGCCGACCCGGTTCGCCAAGCAGCGCTTCGCCGCGCCGTCGGTCGACCGCACCGATCTCGCCCACAGCGAGCTCGCCGGCTGGGCGAGCGGCCGCCTCGTCCCCAAGGTCCTCGTCGCGGGGCAGGGGCGAGTCATCGAGGCCGCCGTCGACGCCCGGGGCGACTGGCTGCCCTCGGTGCCCGTGCTCAGCGTCGTACCGCACGACCCGGACGACCCCGACGACCTCTGGCGCCTGCTGGCGGTGACCCTGGCGCCCCCGGTGGTGGCCCACGCGGCGGGCCGCTACCTCGGCACCGGGCTGACGCCCGGCTCGGTGAAGGTGAGCGCCCGGCAGCTCGCCGCGCTCCCACTGCCGGTCGACCGGGCGCCCTGGGACGAGGCCGCCGCCGTGCTTCGCGAGAGCCGCGAGGGGGTAGTCCCTGACGAAAAGCACCCCGAACCGGCGAGTTCGCGTGCTCTTCGTCAGGGACTATCCCGCGTGGCGAGCCTGATGTGCGCGGCGTACGCCGTCACCGACCCGGCCGTGCTCGACTGGTGGCTGGCACGCGCCGGTCGCAAACCCGGGTGA